In Flavobacteriales bacterium, the following are encoded in one genomic region:
- a CDS encoding LTA synthase family protein, with protein sequence MKQKLSKIPIILLLPTLLMMLVRFVFFFENYEYFELLSFATKVHTFWLGFRFDLFMVLFVNSLFLLIFWLLPYRISFTNPMRFVLKTWYVITNSLMIFINFIDVFYYPYTFKRLNTSFFDYLETQKNMDSLNVQFIEEYWYGFIIFIFSIYFLIKFFPDFRAYVISKTPLKSALSQIFVWTLVILTFTSNRYNVFNGFLKPSEAVVDGIENPHQVALAINTPYNFLWDYKQPVENPTLAIHYPEPKRTVDSSSTNKNVLLIVLESFASEATQKLNPYTEKSYTPFLDSLFQKGFLFENAFSNGRQSMDAIPAIWNSIPALEVPFILASKKFEKISGLPSVMKANGYHTSYFHAAQNGSMDFDRYAKQNSIDAYYGMKEYPTPKKDFDGTWGIWDEPYLQFVAKELETLNKPFFSTVFTLSSHNPCKIPNKYESSFEGGELAIYKAIEYSDMALRKFFETAKKQSWYQNTLFVIVADHSIHPLRKEFKTAERGFSIPIFFYEPGNESLKGNSKRLAQQLDIFPTILGELGIPKPKNILGNDLFDSQSKEMVINYYNGVYQIQNNNTTRYYTVQSIDGKESTKIPFDQEVSKILGMNLKPIMN encoded by the coding sequence ATGAAACAAAAATTATCTAAAATACCGATTATTCTCCTTTTACCCACATTGCTGATGATGTTGGTAAGATTCGTATTCTTTTTTGAAAACTATGAGTATTTTGAACTCTTATCTTTTGCAACCAAAGTCCACACATTTTGGTTAGGTTTTAGGTTCGATCTATTTATGGTCCTATTTGTCAATAGCCTATTTCTACTCATTTTTTGGCTACTGCCCTATCGTATTAGTTTTACAAATCCAATGAGATTTGTATTAAAAACATGGTATGTGATTACAAATAGCCTCATGATTTTCATCAATTTTATTGATGTCTTCTATTATCCTTACACATTCAAAAGACTCAATACTTCCTTTTTTGACTATCTGGAGACCCAAAAAAATATGGATTCTCTAAATGTTCAATTCATTGAAGAATATTGGTATGGATTTATTATTTTTATTTTCTCTATATATTTTCTAATCAAATTTTTCCCTGATTTTAGAGCTTATGTTATTTCCAAAACACCTTTAAAATCTGCACTCTCGCAAATTTTTGTTTGGACTTTAGTTATTTTAACCTTTACCTCAAACAGGTATAATGTTTTTAACGGATTCTTAAAACCCTCTGAAGCAGTTGTAGATGGCATTGAGAACCCTCACCAAGTTGCCTTAGCGATAAACACACCCTATAATTTCTTGTGGGACTACAAGCAACCAGTTGAAAATCCAACATTAGCCATTCACTACCCAGAGCCTAAACGCACTGTGGACTCTTCTTCCACAAATAAAAATGTATTATTGATCGTTCTTGAAAGTTTTGCAAGTGAGGCAACTCAAAAGCTCAATCCATATACAGAAAAAAGCTATACACCCTTTTTGGATTCTTTATTTCAAAAAGGCTTTCTATTTGAAAATGCTTTTTCTAATGGAAGACAAAGTATGGATGCGATTCCTGCCATCTGGAATTCTATTCCCGCTCTAGAAGTCCCCTTTATATTAGCAAGTAAAAAATTTGAAAAAATTAGTGGACTACCTTCTGTGATGAAAGCCAATGGATATCATACTTCCTATTTTCATGCTGCCCAAAATGGCTCAATGGATTTTGATCGCTATGCAAAACAAAACAGTATTGATGCATACTACGGAATGAAGGAATACCCTACACCAAAAAAAGATTTTGATGGAACTTGGGGTATTTGGGATGAACCATACCTTCAATTTGTCGCAAAAGAATTAGAAACGCTAAACAAACCATTTTTCTCAACGGTTTTCACGCTTTCTAGTCACAATCCTTGTAAAATTCCAAATAAGTATGAAAGCTCTTTTGAAGGTGGAGAATTAGCTATATACAAAGCTATAGAGTACAGCGATATGGCATTGAGAAAGTTTTTTGAAACAGCTAAAAAGCAATCTTGGTATCAGAATACGCTATTTGTTATTGTTGCAGATCACTCTATTCATCCACTAAGAAAAGAATTCAAGACAGCTGAAAGAGGGTTTTCTATTCCTATTTTCTTCTATGAACCAGGAAATGAATCTTTAAAAGGAAACTCAAAAAGACTCGCACAACAACTCGATATTTTCCCTACTATTTTGGGAGAATTGGGCATTCCAAAACCCAAAAACATACTAGGAAATGATTTATTTGATAGTCAATCTAAAGAAATGGTTATCAATTATTATAATGGTGTTTACCAAATACAAAATAATAACACCACCCGATACTATACGGTACAGAGCATAGACGGAAAAGAATCAACCAAAATTCCGTTTGACCAAGAAGTATCAAAAATTTTAGGCATGAACCTTAAACCAATTATGAATTAG
- a CDS encoding DUF5686 and carboxypeptidase regulatory-like domain-containing protein, with translation MVKSNLISKNWLLILSFILLLTPMYGQKKHLSGKIVDSQTGEELIGVNVVVKNSTKGTSTDLDGKFELSLKKVKKRDTLEVSYIGYETKQYLIKTLPKFLLVKLKEEENTLTEIILTPDFSQEELLMDQVIENKKKNNPENTQNIKLLETEKTSVLLSNIDEETKKHKRYKNSQGAFIKNKKKGTYMLPIMFTEELYDYQKTDGDETRKLIKKDKKTVLENTDGFISDVVGNKVADNLNFYHNLVYIFDKAFPSPVSSSWKLHYEMYITDSTKNDDSSTSYKMEYYPKNRMNPVFEGEFWINNKTYAIENITAVIPVSANVNFIHDYSVAYSYAQNKAKKWFLSNINTYATLSISKDQESRKFQMQKEVSFQEPREKGAPLNILSTNNKKLEHLLSRDTLISAANQDQVLAGITSLKDNQYFKTIDRLAGMTISGYYEANKIDIGPYFDMFYRNAIEDVRINVPIRTSKNFSENFSIGGYLGYGTRDKEFKWGGNFALLLSKEKRSVLKIKYKDDYTDLARNPFLEFIQENPYSQGGGNVLSMLQFNNFNEYLLREKYLGIDLSREFNPYFKILMRTKLRRFSGNPFNPIRKAGKNLDYLDNRSVMFDFRYSKDTDFDQQFFNRLYFGGVKPVYHFISEIGNTKLPDGSTANYAHLNASFKKVFYLETIKFQTYFDVGKIFGKVPYNLMYNPQSLQGFAAGRYVYNLLDNYSLSATTYSNLHINMNGGGVLFNKIPLLRKLKIREAASFKMFYGQLDQNANAVIDAHPNLNKPQNEPYMEIGIGVSNIFKVLRLEYVTRLNKGPFYKQLGRRSALKLRIEVSF, from the coding sequence ATGGTGAAGAGTAATTTGATTAGTAAAAATTGGTTGTTAATTCTAAGTTTTATCTTGTTGTTAACTCCTATGTATGGGCAAAAAAAGCATCTATCAGGTAAGATTGTAGACTCTCAAACAGGTGAAGAACTCATTGGGGTAAATGTTGTGGTAAAAAACTCAACCAAAGGTACTTCAACTGATCTTGATGGAAAATTTGAACTTTCTCTAAAAAAAGTAAAAAAAAGAGACACACTTGAAGTTTCTTATATAGGGTACGAAACAAAGCAATACCTAATAAAAACCCTTCCAAAATTTCTTTTAGTTAAGCTCAAAGAAGAAGAAAACACACTCACCGAAATTATTCTCACTCCTGATTTTAGTCAAGAAGAACTCTTAATGGATCAAGTGATTGAAAATAAAAAGAAAAATAACCCAGAAAATACCCAAAACATCAAACTATTAGAAACCGAAAAAACTTCTGTTTTACTCTCTAATATTGATGAAGAAACAAAAAAACATAAGCGCTATAAAAATAGCCAAGGTGCTTTTATTAAAAACAAAAAAAAGGGTACCTATATGTTGCCCATCATGTTTACGGAAGAACTGTATGATTACCAAAAAACAGATGGCGACGAAACTCGTAAACTCATAAAAAAAGACAAAAAGACTGTTTTAGAAAATACCGACGGATTCATTAGTGATGTTGTAGGAAATAAAGTTGCAGACAACCTAAACTTTTACCATAACCTTGTCTATATTTTTGACAAAGCCTTTCCGAGTCCTGTTTCTTCTTCTTGGAAACTGCACTATGAAATGTATATAACTGATAGTACAAAAAATGATGATTCCTCCACCTCTTATAAAATGGAATATTATCCAAAAAACAGAATGAATCCTGTTTTTGAAGGAGAGTTTTGGATCAATAATAAAACTTACGCCATAGAGAACATCACGGCTGTTATTCCTGTATCGGCAAATGTAAACTTCATTCACGATTATTCTGTGGCTTATTCTTATGCTCAGAATAAAGCAAAAAAATGGTTTTTATCCAATATCAATACTTACGCAACACTCTCTATTAGCAAAGATCAAGAAAGTAGAAAATTTCAAATGCAAAAAGAAGTTTCTTTTCAAGAACCAAGAGAAAAAGGAGCACCATTGAATATTCTGAGTACGAATAATAAAAAACTCGAGCATCTACTTTCTCGAGATACTTTAATCTCTGCTGCAAACCAAGACCAAGTATTAGCTGGAATTACCTCACTGAAAGACAATCAATATTTCAAAACAATTGACAGACTGGCTGGAATGACTATTTCTGGTTATTATGAAGCAAATAAAATAGATATCGGACCCTATTTTGATATGTTCTACAGAAATGCCATAGAAGACGTAAGAATAAACGTTCCCATAAGAACCTCGAAAAATTTTAGTGAAAACTTCAGTATTGGTGGGTATTTGGGATATGGAACAAGAGATAAAGAATTTAAATGGGGAGGTAATTTTGCCTTGCTTCTCTCAAAAGAAAAAAGATCTGTACTAAAAATAAAGTATAAAGATGATTACACAGATTTAGCCAGAAACCCTTTTTTAGAATTTATTCAAGAAAACCCCTATTCTCAAGGTGGAGGAAATGTACTCTCTATGCTTCAGTTTAATAATTTCAACGAATATCTTCTTCGAGAAAAATATTTAGGAATCGACCTTTCTAGAGAATTCAATCCATATTTCAAAATCCTGATGAGAACAAAACTCAGAAGATTTTCGGGGAATCCGTTTAATCCTATTAGAAAAGCAGGGAAAAACCTCGACTATTTAGATAACCGAAGTGTGATGTTTGACTTTAGATACTCTAAAGACACCGATTTTGACCAACAGTTCTTTAATAGACTCTATTTTGGAGGAGTAAAGCCTGTTTATCATTTTATATCAGAAATAGGAAACACAAAACTCCCTGATGGAAGCACTGCAAACTATGCCCACCTCAACGCCAGTTTTAAAAAAGTGTTTTACTTAGAAACCATCAAGTTTCAAACTTATTTTGATGTGGGTAAAATCTTCGGAAAAGTTCCTTATAATTTAATGTATAACCCACAGTCTCTACAAGGTTTTGCTGCAGGAAGATATGTTTATAATTTATTAGATAATTATTCACTCTCTGCTACTACATACAGTAATTTACATATCAATATGAATGGTGGAGGTGTGTTATTCAATAAAATCCCTTTACTAAGAAAACTCAAAATTAGAGAAGCGGCTTCATTTAAAATGTTCTATGGACAGTTAGACCAAAATGCAAATGCGGTAATTGATGCACATCCGAACCTAAACAAGCCACAAAACGAACCTTATATGGAAATAGGTATTGGTGTGAGTAATATCTTCAAAGTATTGAGATTAGAATATGTTACAAGACTCAATAAAGGTCCTTTCTATAAGCAATTAGGAAGAAGATCCGCCTTAAAATTAAGAATAGAAGTGAGTTTTTAA
- a CDS encoding DUF4230 domain-containing protein has protein sequence MITTIFLILLSILFGSFMVYFWFYKKNKIRVEQEASVLLEQTKRVCKMILVEGEFQEIIDTREEQKAMFNFLTQSRKALLIVKGKAFVGIDLAKAKIEVNKEHKTISISTIPEPEIISLETDVNYYDIQDSIFLKYSEQDLNELQAKAKIILKEKVTESHLPTLAIDQTKEMFLLLQESSKILGWKIAYQNKDLKMIEKIENTENNLGKYEK, from the coding sequence ATGATTACCACTATTTTCCTCATATTGCTCTCCATCCTTTTTGGTTCGTTTATGGTTTATTTTTGGTTCTACAAAAAGAATAAAATACGTGTAGAACAAGAAGCGTCTGTATTGCTAGAGCAAACCAAAAGAGTTTGTAAAATGATTTTGGTGGAAGGTGAATTTCAAGAAATTATAGACACAAGAGAAGAGCAAAAAGCAATGTTCAACTTTCTTACCCAAAGCAGAAAAGCACTTTTAATTGTAAAAGGGAAAGCTTTTGTAGGTATCGATTTAGCCAAGGCAAAAATTGAGGTAAACAAAGAGCATAAAACTATTTCTATAAGCACCATACCCGAACCTGAAATTATCTCCTTAGAAACTGATGTAAACTACTACGATATTCAAGATAGTATATTCTTAAAATACTCAGAACAAGACCTCAACGAACTTCAAGCTAAAGCTAAAATAATTCTGAAAGAAAAAGTTACAGAATCTCACCTTCCTACTCTAGCAATAGATCAAACAAAAGAAATGTTTCTTCTGCTTCAAGAAAGTTCTAAAATATTGGGATGGAAAATAGCGTATCAAAATAAAGATTTAAAGATGATTGAGAAAATAGAAAACACCGAAAATAATTTGGGAAAATATGAAAAATAA
- a CDS encoding DMT family transporter, which yields MKNLIKKYRFFLLLHLTVLIWGFTGVLGKLISVGAIQTTAFRTGIAFLSLLLFQLYSKKRQFPETKKMIQYLGIGCLIGLHWYAFFESIEVSNVSIALTCLASASLFVSILDPLINKTSIKLYELILGIVVIIGISIIFSFESEFAWGIILGLITAFLGALFTIINGRLIARGDNSVTITLYEMLGALGVVIFFSFFRDGHSWQWDLPINDWVYLLILGTVCTAFAFMLGIYVMKEISPFTLTISVNLEPIYAIILALILFGEEEVMTKEFYFGGIIILGSIFANALIKSKINKKKKV from the coding sequence ATGAAAAACTTGATTAAAAAGTATCGATTTTTTCTACTATTACATCTTACAGTTCTCATCTGGGGGTTTACAGGTGTTTTAGGAAAATTGATCTCCGTAGGTGCCATTCAAACCACTGCCTTTAGAACGGGTATTGCGTTTTTGAGTCTATTGCTGTTTCAGCTTTATTCAAAAAAGAGGCAGTTTCCTGAAACAAAAAAAATGATCCAATATCTTGGTATTGGGTGTTTGATAGGTTTGCATTGGTATGCTTTTTTTGAATCTATAGAAGTTTCCAATGTTTCTATAGCGCTCACCTGCTTGGCATCTGCAAGTTTATTTGTCTCCATTTTAGATCCGCTGATCAATAAAACATCTATTAAGCTCTATGAACTTATTTTAGGAATCGTAGTAATCATCGGTATTTCCATCATTTTTAGTTTTGAAAGCGAGTTTGCTTGGGGAATTATTTTAGGTTTAATCACGGCTTTTCTTGGAGCATTATTTACCATCATCAACGGAAGACTAATTGCAAGAGGTGACAACTCTGTAACCATCACATTATATGAAATGTTGGGTGCTTTGGGCGTAGTTATTTTCTTTAGTTTCTTTAGAGATGGGCATTCTTGGCAATGGGATTTACCTATTAACGACTGGGTTTATTTATTGATTTTGGGAACTGTTTGTACTGCATTTGCATTTATGTTGGGTATTTATGTAATGAAGGAAATTTCGCCTTTCACACTCACTATTAGCGTGAATTTAGAACCCATTTACGCCATTATTTTGGCCTTAATTCTTTTTGGAGAAGAGGAAGTAATGACTAAGGAATTCTATTTCGGAGGAATCATCATCTTAGGCTCAATTTTTGCCAATGCTCTCATAAAATCAAAAATTAACAAGAAGAAAAAAGTCTAA